One genomic window of Mycobacteriales bacterium includes the following:
- a CDS encoding DUF5679 domain-containing protein — MADTYEGYCVKCKEKRQFEGEVRVSDSGRRMAQGTCPVCGTKMNRILGKA; from the coding sequence ATGGCTGACACCTATGAGGGCTACTGCGTGAAGTGCAAGGAGAAGCGGCAGTTCGAGGGGGAGGTCCGCGTCAGCGACTCAGGTCGTCGGATGGCGCAGGGCACCTGCCCGGTCTGCGGCACCAAGATGAACCGCATTCTCGGCAAGGCCTGA